The Mucilaginibacter yixingensis genome window below encodes:
- a CDS encoding SAM-dependent methyltransferase, producing the protein MPGTLYLIPVPLADDAARKSFTPYLVDTINQLSEYIVENEKTARRFLKEAGLKIPQSELTIHDYGKHQRDKGLGDFFSGLVVGKDVGLMSEAGCPGVADPGADIVAEAHRRNIKVVPLVGPSSILLALMASGFNGQSFTFHGYLPIDKVQRAKRLKDLEGQAERFKQTQLFIETPFRNNQLLEEILRSLKPATRLCIACNLTAADEMVQTQTIAAWKKQLPDLHKKPTIFLIFCS; encoded by the coding sequence ATGCCTGGAACTTTATACCTCATTCCCGTCCCCCTAGCCGACGATGCTGCGCGCAAATCTTTTACGCCCTACCTGGTTGATACCATCAATCAGCTAAGTGAGTATATTGTAGAGAATGAGAAAACCGCCCGCCGCTTTCTGAAAGAGGCCGGGTTGAAGATTCCGCAAAGTGAACTTACCATTCACGACTACGGCAAACATCAACGCGATAAAGGCTTAGGCGACTTTTTCAGCGGATTGGTGGTCGGCAAAGATGTTGGCCTGATGAGCGAAGCCGGCTGCCCCGGCGTGGCCGATCCGGGTGCAGATATTGTAGCCGAAGCGCATCGACGTAATATTAAAGTGGTGCCACTGGTTGGCCCAAGTTCTATTTTGCTGGCGCTGATGGCGTCAGGCTTTAACGGCCAGAGCTTTACTTTTCATGGCTACCTGCCGATAGATAAAGTGCAGCGCGCCAAGCGACTGAAAGACCTGGAAGGCCAGGCAGAGCGTTTTAAACAAACACAGCTTTTTATTGAAACTCCTTTCCGCAACAATCAACTGCTGGAAGAAATTTTGCGCAGCCTCAAGCCGGCAACCCGTTTGTGCATTGCCTGCAACCTGACCGCGGCCGACGAAATGGTACAAACCCAAACCATAGCAGCCTGGAAAAAACAACTGCCAGATTTGCATAAAAAGCCAACCATATTCCTCATCTTCTGTTCCTGA
- a CDS encoding rhodanese-related sulfurtransferase — protein MSKYQTLLYYCYTTIQNAEQFAADHLKFCKSIGLTGRIIVADEGLNGTVSGAPEACQAYMDAVMADERFAKTEFKIDNVDEPSFVKMHVRYKSEIVHSGLRDPQIINPNIRTGKHLEPVDFLAMKDRDDVVILDVRSNYEHSLGKFKNAITLDIENFRDFPDKINELAQYKDKKILTYCTGGIKCEKASALLLQEGFEDVYQLHGGIIKYGKEAGGEDFEGKCYVFDNRLAVDVNSVNPVTISTCRNCGKTTDKMINCANPECNEHFTQCEECGTQMEGCCSAECQTHPRKRVYDGTGYYVKVPQPVNVKKVKVAEA, from the coding sequence ATGAGCAAGTATCAAACCCTGTTGTATTACTGCTATACAACCATCCAGAACGCGGAGCAATTTGCCGCAGATCACCTTAAATTTTGTAAAAGCATTGGCTTAACCGGCAGGATCATTGTTGCCGATGAAGGCCTGAACGGTACCGTTTCCGGCGCACCCGAAGCTTGTCAGGCTTATATGGATGCCGTAATGGCCGACGAGCGTTTTGCCAAAACCGAGTTTAAGATTGATAACGTTGACGAGCCTTCATTTGTGAAAATGCACGTGCGTTATAAATCAGAGATCGTACACTCTGGCTTGCGTGATCCGCAGATCATCAACCCGAACATCCGTACCGGGAAACATCTGGAGCCGGTAGACTTTCTGGCGATGAAAGACCGTGATGATGTGGTGATACTGGATGTGCGTTCTAACTATGAGCACTCTTTAGGCAAATTCAAGAATGCCATTACGCTGGATATTGAGAACTTCCGCGATTTTCCGGACAAGATCAATGAGCTGGCTCAGTATAAAGACAAAAAAATCCTGACCTATTGCACCGGCGGTATTAAATGCGAGAAAGCATCGGCCTTGTTGTTGCAAGAAGGTTTTGAAGATGTATACCAGCTGCACGGCGGTATCATTAAATACGGCAAAGAAGCCGGTGGCGAAGATTTTGAGGGTAAATGCTACGTGTTTGATAATCGCTTAGCGGTAGACGTAAACTCGGTAAACCCGGTAACTATCTCAACCTGTCGTAACTGCGGTAAAACCACCGACAAGATGATAAACTGCGCTAATCCGGAGTGCAACGAACACTTTACCCAGTGCGAAGAGTGCGGCACCCAAATGGAAGGCTGCTGCAGCGCCGAGTGCCAAACCCACCCGCGCAAGCGTGTGTATGACGGTACCGGCTACTATGTAAAAGTGCCGCAACCAGTGAATGTGAAGAAGGTTAAGGTTGCAGAAGCTTAA
- a CDS encoding gliding motility-associated C-terminal domain-containing protein yields the protein MLRKCCLLMGLMLGSKLAMAQLCTGSLGDPVVNITFGSGTSTHAAALGSDFTSYTYSSADFPIDGSYTVENTTAGAGATWWSTTDHTGNTGGYMMVVNASLSTTDYFYKSTITGLCPGTTYEFKAWVVNLLRSRDISPPDITFLIEKPDGTVIKSLNTGSIPLTTDGPHWVPEGMLFTTPAGVSDIVIRMRNNSSGGAPANDLALDDITFRPCGPIITSTFGATSTTALTGCAGTNQTYTLKGDPSSGYTNPAYQWQVLNAASGWTDIPGATSTTYTLNFAPAVAGTYQYRLVSAEADKIGSVNCQVVSNVLTLTINSSVATAPTVNSPVCYGGTINLNAVSADNYEWTGPNGFTSSQQSPAITNATTANSGTYHLKTTKNTCEASFDVPVTVNPQVVATASAAATTICQGDQTTLSATGGGSYSWSPATGLSNANVANPVATPAQTTTYTVTVTNGSCSNTASATINVIPKPTVDAGADKKITQGQSVTLDGKATYATYYWTPADYLSNANILNPIATPPSDITYTLHAVPVNGCGTEITDNVFVRVYTKVTIPNTFTPNGDGKHDIWDIEGLITYPTSTTQVFNRYGKVVFASTGYAQPWDGRMNGENVPEGTYYYKIDLKNGNVFAGWVAIVR from the coding sequence CCCCATTGATGGTTCTTATACGGTAGAGAATACCACTGCCGGGGCCGGCGCAACCTGGTGGAGCACTACCGATCATACCGGCAACACCGGCGGCTACATGATGGTAGTTAACGCCAGCCTTTCAACAACAGACTATTTTTATAAAAGCACCATTACCGGCTTGTGCCCCGGTACCACTTATGAGTTTAAAGCCTGGGTGGTTAACTTGTTACGCTCGCGTGATATCAGTCCGCCCGATATTACTTTTTTGATTGAAAAACCAGATGGTACGGTAATTAAAAGCCTTAACACGGGGTCTATACCGCTCACTACCGATGGCCCGCACTGGGTCCCCGAAGGCATGCTGTTTACCACGCCGGCCGGCGTGTCTGACATTGTGATCAGGATGCGTAACAACAGCTCGGGCGGAGCCCCGGCCAATGACCTGGCGCTTGATGATATCACCTTCCGTCCCTGCGGCCCAATTATTACGTCCACTTTTGGAGCAACCAGCACAACTGCGTTGACGGGCTGTGCGGGCACCAATCAAACCTATACGTTAAAAGGCGATCCGTCATCGGGCTATACCAATCCCGCGTATCAATGGCAGGTGCTCAATGCTGCCAGTGGCTGGACCGATATTCCCGGCGCTACTTCAACCACCTATACGCTTAATTTTGCGCCAGCGGTAGCAGGCACCTATCAATATAGATTGGTAAGTGCAGAGGCCGATAAGATAGGTTCGGTTAATTGCCAGGTAGTATCCAACGTGCTGACGCTAACTATTAACAGTAGTGTGGCTACTGCGCCCACGGTTAATAGTCCGGTTTGTTATGGCGGTACCATTAATTTAAATGCAGTATCTGCGGATAACTATGAGTGGACGGGGCCCAATGGGTTCACGTCCAGCCAACAATCGCCGGCCATTACTAATGCCACCACGGCTAACTCGGGTACCTATCATTTAAAGACCACAAAAAATACTTGCGAGGCTAGTTTTGATGTGCCGGTAACAGTTAATCCACAGGTGGTTGCCACCGCATCAGCCGCTGCAACAACCATTTGTCAGGGCGATCAAACCACACTGTCGGCAACCGGGGGTGGCAGTTATAGCTGGTCGCCTGCTACGGGCTTGTCAAATGCCAATGTGGCTAATCCGGTGGCTACTCCGGCGCAAACCACTACTTATACGGTTACCGTTACCAATGGCAGTTGCAGCAATACGGCCAGTGCTACCATAAATGTGATCCCCAAACCTACGGTGGATGCGGGTGCGGATAAGAAGATCACCCAGGGGCAAAGCGTTACGCTGGATGGTAAGGCCACTTACGCAACCTATTACTGGACGCCCGCTGATTACCTGAGCAATGCTAATATTTTAAACCCGATAGCCACGCCACCATCAGATATTACCTATACCCTGCACGCCGTCCCGGTAAATGGCTGTGGAACGGAGATTACAGACAATGTTTTTGTGCGCGTGTATACCAAAGTAACCATCCCCAATACTTTTACGCCTAATGGCGATGGTAAGCACGATATCTGGGATATTGAAGGGCTGATTACTTACCCCACTTCAACCACGCAGGTGTTTAACCGCTACGGGAAAGTGGTTTTTGCCAGCACCGGCTACGCCCAACCCTGGGATGGCCGCATGAACGGTGAGAACGTGCCCGAGGGAACTTATTACTACAAGATTGATTTGAAGAACGGTAATGTGTTTGCCGGATGGGTGGCGATTGTGCGGTGA
- a CDS encoding LemA family protein: protein MKNLLIVIGIVVVIALMGGCSYNGMVQKDETVKSKWGEVQTQYQRRADLIPNLVATVKGEAKFEQGTLTAVTEARAKATSIQVDPNKLTPENVAKYQAAQGQLSAALGRLIVASERYPDLKANDSFKQLSAQLEGTENRIGMARKDFNDAVQDYNSKIRAFPANIVAGIAGFKEKGYFAAEAGSDKAPKVEF from the coding sequence ATGAAAAACTTACTGATAGTAATTGGCATTGTTGTAGTTATTGCTTTAATGGGCGGTTGCTCATATAACGGCATGGTACAGAAAGACGAGACCGTGAAAAGCAAATGGGGCGAAGTACAAACCCAGTACCAGCGCCGTGCAGATCTGATCCCGAACCTGGTAGCTACCGTTAAAGGCGAAGCCAAGTTTGAGCAAGGTACGCTGACTGCCGTTACCGAGGCTCGTGCTAAGGCAACTTCTATCCAGGTTGATCCGAACAAGCTGACTCCTGAAAACGTTGCCAAATACCAGGCTGCACAAGGTCAGCTGAGCGCTGCTTTGGGCCGATTGATAGTTGCATCAGAACGCTATCCGGATCTTAAAGCTAACGACAGCTTTAAACAATTAAGCGCCCAACTGGAAGGTACTGAAAATCGTATTGGCATGGCCCGTAAAGATTTTAACGATGCCGTGCAAGATTATAACAGCAAGATCCGTGCGTTTCCGGCTAACATTGTGGCAGGTATAGCCGGCTTTAAAGAGAAAGGCTATTTTGCTGCCGAAGCCGGCTCTGACAAAGCGCCGAAAGTAGAATTTTAA
- a CDS encoding FAD-dependent monooxygenase yields the protein MKITAQHTQVLIIGAGPSGLMMAAQLLRYGIQPLIIDSKQGPTTHSKALAVQARSMEIYRQMGIADKVKQEGRPAMGVEICLYGEPRAQVRLDQVEGADTPYPYVLMYPQSRNERALLDYLTQNCCPVYWNTTFESISQTREQATVVLEADGESQTITADWVVAADGARSPVRKQLNISFGGDTYKNLFYLIDGKLNIHFDSDLVRLFLSDKGLAGFFPLPGDPDYFRIVGSLPKQYQDREDELSLEEVTPWLKQITGQAFEVTDCRWIDTYKLHHRMAEHFRSGRCFLIGDAAHIHSPVGGQGMNTGLQDAYNLAWKLAGVVNGQSKPRVLDSYADERMPVAKRLLNSTDRVFKFAMSSNPLSRFFKKHVMIRLLNYVWDKGGVRKLFFKTVSQTGINYRDSKLSLHLSHAKSIKAGDRLPCLSIYDEKKQITTDLHEWCAKPGFTLILMGKVIEEELFIVAKWLTQHYTGLINFYYLPPSEKNQQVFDAFEINKGQHKSMLIRPDMHIGYLNDAIDLDRMDRYLKEIF from the coding sequence ATGAAGATCACCGCGCAACATACACAGGTACTCATTATTGGCGCGGGGCCGTCGGGGTTAATGATGGCCGCACAGTTGCTGCGTTACGGCATCCAACCCCTAATTATTGATAGCAAGCAGGGACCAACCACCCACTCTAAAGCGCTGGCTGTGCAAGCCCGTTCCATGGAAATTTACCGGCAGATGGGCATCGCCGACAAAGTAAAGCAAGAGGGTCGGCCGGCCATGGGCGTAGAGATTTGCCTTTATGGAGAACCGCGCGCTCAGGTAAGATTAGACCAGGTTGAGGGTGCCGATACGCCGTATCCCTATGTGCTGATGTATCCGCAATCGCGCAATGAACGGGCGTTGTTAGATTATCTGACCCAAAACTGTTGCCCAGTTTATTGGAACACTACTTTCGAGTCTATTAGTCAGACCCGGGAGCAGGCCACCGTTGTTCTTGAGGCCGATGGAGAATCTCAAACCATCACTGCCGACTGGGTGGTTGCTGCCGACGGTGCACGCAGTCCGGTACGCAAGCAACTAAATATTTCCTTTGGCGGCGATACTTATAAAAACCTGTTCTACCTGATTGACGGCAAACTGAATATCCATTTTGATAGTGATCTGGTGCGATTATTCCTGTCAGACAAAGGCCTGGCTGGATTTTTCCCCTTACCAGGCGACCCTGATTACTTCCGCATAGTTGGCAGTCTGCCTAAACAATATCAAGATAGAGAGGACGAGCTTTCTCTGGAAGAAGTTACGCCTTGGCTGAAGCAGATTACAGGCCAGGCATTCGAAGTTACAGATTGCCGGTGGATTGACACTTACAAACTACATCACCGCATGGCCGAGCATTTCAGATCAGGCCGATGCTTTCTGATTGGAGATGCGGCACACATCCACTCGCCCGTGGGTGGACAGGGAATGAATACCGGTTTACAGGATGCCTATAACCTGGCCTGGAAACTGGCCGGTGTAGTGAATGGCCAATCTAAACCGCGCGTATTGGACAGCTATGCAGATGAACGCATGCCCGTGGCCAAAAGGCTGCTTAACTCTACTGATAGGGTGTTCAAGTTTGCTATGTCCAGTAATCCGCTATCGCGCTTCTTTAAGAAACATGTAATGATCAGGCTGCTGAATTACGTTTGGGATAAAGGCGGCGTAAGAAAACTATTCTTCAAAACGGTATCGCAAACAGGCATCAACTATCGCGACAGCAAACTCAGCCTGCACCTTAGTCACGCCAAAAGCATTAAAGCAGGCGACAGGCTGCCTTGTCTTTCCATCTACGACGAAAAGAAACAAATCACTACCGATCTGCATGAATGGTGCGCCAAACCCGGCTTCACTCTAATACTAATGGGCAAGGTGATAGAAGAAGAATTGTTTATAGTGGCCAAATGGCTCACCCAGCATTATACCGGACTGATCAATTTTTACTACCTCCCGCCATCAGAAAAAAACCAGCAGGTGTTTGATGCTTTTGAGATCAACAAAGGGCAGCATAAATCGATGTTAATCCGGCCCGATATGCACATCGGCTATCTGAACGATGCCATCGACCTGGATCGGATGGATCGATATCTGAAAGAGATTTTTTAG
- a CDS encoding pyridoxal phosphate-dependent aminotransferase yields MSISKLAQNLSGSEIIKIAGEINELKKQGQNIANLTIGDFNSNLYPIPAPLKAGIVDAYAHNQTNYPSADGELILRQSVSAFLNERMGLEYPANQILISGGSRPLIYSTFLAIVDPGDKVVFPGPSWNNNHYSDLTSANAVMVQTRPENNFMPTADELRPHLKGATLLALCSPLNPTGTMFKKKDLEEICDLVIAENKTRAAGEKPLYLLYDQIYSQLTFGSHEHFNPVTLRPQLKDVTIFVDGSSKCFAATGVRVGWGFGPAHIIENMKAIVGHMGAWAPKPEQVAMAEFLKHDDQVNEYLEDLKAKVQDSLTVLHEGFQQMKADGLQVDSIEPMGAIYLTIKVDYVGKTTPEGDLLKDSTDVNFYLIKEAKVALVPFSAFGTGHDVCWFRASVGATSLDDIKEVPGRIKAALEKLK; encoded by the coding sequence ATGAGTATATCTAAACTGGCTCAGAACCTTAGCGGCTCTGAGATCATTAAAATAGCCGGCGAGATTAACGAGCTGAAAAAACAAGGACAAAACATTGCCAACCTCACCATTGGCGATTTTAATTCTAACCTGTACCCCATCCCAGCACCATTAAAGGCAGGTATTGTTGATGCTTATGCCCACAACCAAACCAACTACCCGTCTGCAGATGGCGAGCTGATTTTGCGTCAAAGCGTTTCTGCTTTTTTAAATGAGCGCATGGGCTTGGAGTATCCGGCTAATCAGATTCTGATCTCTGGCGGTTCACGTCCGCTGATTTACTCTACCTTTCTGGCCATTGTAGATCCGGGCGATAAAGTGGTTTTCCCTGGTCCGTCATGGAACAACAACCACTACTCAGATTTAACCAGCGCCAACGCAGTGATGGTGCAAACCAGGCCCGAAAATAATTTTATGCCTACGGCGGATGAACTGCGTCCGCACCTGAAAGGTGCTACGCTGCTGGCCCTGTGCTCGCCGCTGAACCCGACAGGCACCATGTTCAAAAAGAAAGACCTGGAAGAAATTTGCGACCTGGTAATTGCCGAAAACAAAACCCGTGCCGCGGGCGAGAAACCGCTGTACCTGCTGTACGATCAAATCTACTCGCAACTAACCTTTGGCAGCCACGAGCACTTCAACCCGGTAACCCTGCGCCCGCAACTTAAAGATGTTACCATTTTTGTTGATGGCAGCTCTAAATGCTTTGCCGCTACCGGCGTGCGTGTGGGCTGGGGCTTCGGTCCGGCCCATATTATTGAAAACATGAAGGCCATTGTGGGCCACATGGGTGCCTGGGCGCCAAAACCAGAGCAGGTGGCCATGGCCGAGTTTTTAAAACATGACGACCAGGTAAACGAATACTTAGAGGACCTGAAAGCCAAAGTACAAGACAGCCTGACGGTACTGCACGAAGGTTTTCAACAAATGAAAGCCGACGGCCTTCAGGTTGATTCTATCGAACCAATGGGTGCCATCTATTTAACCATTAAAGTTGATTACGTGGGCAAAACCACACCAGAAGGTGATTTACTGAAAGACTCGACCGATGTAAACTTCTACCTCATCAAAGAAGCCAAAGTGGCCCTGGTGCCATTCTCGGCCTTTGGTACCGGTCATGACGTTTGCTGGTTCAGGGCATCGGTAGGCGCTACCTCGCTGGACGATATTAAAGAAGTACCGGGCAGAATTAAAGCTGCGCTGGAGAAATTGAAATAA